The Kitasatospora setae KM-6054 genome contains a region encoding:
- a CDS encoding VOC family protein yields the protein MTDANPDLPVPGPSLHVRHARPSRDLAAAERFWTEGLGLSVLWRTTERVPGEHDLVMVGFPGGGWHFELTRDPERPLEPTPTVDDLFVLYLGGPVDEALVDRLVAAGGTRVAAHNPYWDEHGVTVRDPDGYHLVLSSRAWS from the coding sequence GTGACCGATGCGAACCCCGACCTCCCGGTGCCCGGCCCGTCCCTCCACGTCCGGCACGCCCGCCCCTCCCGCGACCTCGCCGCCGCCGAGCGGTTCTGGACCGAGGGCCTGGGCCTGTCGGTGCTCTGGCGCACCACCGAGCGCGTCCCCGGCGAGCACGACCTGGTGATGGTCGGCTTCCCCGGCGGCGGCTGGCACTTCGAGCTGACCCGGGACCCGGAGCGCCCGCTGGAGCCGACGCCGACGGTCGACGACCTGTTCGTGCTGTACCTCGGCGGGCCGGTGGACGAGGCCCTGGTGGACCGGCTGGTCGCGGCCGGCGGCACCCGGGTCGCCGCGCACAACCCGTACTGGGACGAGCACGGCGTCACCGTCCGCGACCCGGACGGCTACCACCTGGTGCTCAGCTCGCGCGCCTGGTCCTGA
- a CDS encoding type II toxin-antitoxin system Phd/YefM family antitoxin, which yields MPESLSITEARARLGRLTRRVADTRDRVTLTVHGLPAAVLVNPRQLADLEATLAWYRTRLPSQHPPTAPDHDPTAPDHDPTA from the coding sequence ATGCCCGAATCCCTCTCGATCACCGAAGCCCGCGCCCGCCTCGGCCGGCTGACCCGCCGCGTCGCCGACACCCGCGACCGCGTCACCCTCACCGTCCACGGCCTCCCCGCCGCCGTCCTGGTCAACCCCCGCCAACTCGCCGACCTGGAAGCCACCCTGGCCTGGTACCGCACCCGCCTGCCCTCCCAGCACCCCCCGACGGCCCCGGACCACGACCCGACCGCCCCGGACCACGACCCGACCGCCTGA
- the ilvD gene encoding dihydroxy-acid dehydratase, whose translation MPQLRSNTVTQGRNMAGARALLRAAGVAREDFGKPIIAVANSFTEFVPGHTHLQPVGRIVSEAIKQAGGIPREFNTIAVDDGIAMGHDGMLYSLPSRDLIADSVEYMVNAHCADALICISNCDKITPGMLMAALRLNIPTVFVSGGPMEAGKATLVDGTVRKLDLVDAISQAVNENVSDADISIIEENACPTCGSCSGMFTANSMNCLTEAIGLSLPGNGSLLATHTGRRALYEQAGRTVVEITNRYYGGDDESVLPRNIATRAAFENAMALDIAMGGSTNTILHLLAAAQEAGVDFDMRVIDSISRKVPCLSKVAPNGSYYMEDVHRAGGIPAILGELYRGGLLHEDVHTVHSDSLAEWMKTWDVRGGSASEEAVDLWYAAPGCVRSAEAFSQSERWDTLDTDAAGGCIRSVEHAYSVEGGLAVLYGNIAEDGCVVKTAGVDESIWRFRGKAVVCESQDEAVDKILRKEITEGDVVVIRYEGPKGGPGMQEMLYPTSFLKGRGLGKACALITDGRFSGGTSGLSIGHISPEAASGGAIALVRDGDSITIDIPARTISLDVSFEELHERRLTLEAAGGYRPKNRDRQVSAALKAYAAMATSADKGAVRDVSKLG comes from the coding sequence ATGCCCCAGCTGAGGTCCAACACGGTCACCCAGGGTCGCAACATGGCGGGCGCGCGCGCCCTTCTGCGCGCCGCGGGCGTAGCCCGCGAGGACTTCGGCAAGCCGATCATCGCGGTCGCCAACTCCTTCACCGAGTTCGTCCCGGGCCACACCCACCTGCAGCCGGTCGGCCGGATCGTCTCCGAGGCGATCAAGCAGGCGGGCGGCATCCCGCGCGAGTTCAACACCATCGCGGTCGACGACGGCATCGCGATGGGCCACGACGGCATGCTGTACTCGCTGCCCTCGCGCGACCTGATCGCCGACTCGGTCGAGTACATGGTCAACGCGCACTGCGCCGACGCGCTGATCTGCATCTCCAACTGCGACAAGATCACCCCCGGCATGCTGATGGCCGCGCTGCGCCTCAACATCCCGACGGTCTTCGTCTCCGGCGGCCCGATGGAGGCCGGCAAGGCCACCCTGGTCGACGGCACCGTCCGCAAGCTCGACCTGGTCGACGCGATCTCCCAGGCGGTGAACGAGAACGTCTCCGACGCCGACATCTCGATCATCGAGGAGAACGCCTGTCCGACCTGCGGCTCCTGCTCCGGCATGTTCACCGCCAACTCGATGAACTGCCTGACCGAGGCGATCGGCCTGTCGCTGCCCGGCAACGGCTCGCTGCTGGCCACCCACACCGGCCGCCGCGCCCTGTACGAGCAGGCCGGCCGCACCGTCGTCGAGATCACCAACCGCTACTACGGCGGCGACGACGAGTCCGTGCTGCCGCGCAACATCGCCACCCGCGCCGCGTTCGAGAACGCGATGGCGCTGGACATCGCGATGGGCGGCTCCACCAACACGATCCTGCACCTGCTGGCCGCCGCCCAGGAGGCCGGGGTCGACTTCGACATGCGGGTGATCGACAGCATCTCCCGCAAGGTGCCCTGCCTGTCCAAGGTCGCCCCGAACGGCTCGTACTACATGGAGGACGTGCACCGGGCCGGCGGCATCCCCGCCATCCTCGGCGAGCTGTACCGCGGCGGCCTGCTGCACGAGGACGTGCACACCGTGCACTCCGACTCGCTCGCCGAGTGGATGAAGACCTGGGACGTCCGCGGCGGCTCGGCCTCCGAGGAGGCCGTCGACCTCTGGTACGCCGCCCCCGGCTGCGTCCGCTCCGCCGAGGCGTTCAGCCAGTCCGAGCGCTGGGACACCCTGGACACCGACGCCGCGGGCGGCTGCATCCGCAGCGTCGAGCACGCCTACTCGGTCGAGGGCGGCCTCGCGGTGCTGTACGGCAACATCGCCGAGGACGGCTGCGTGGTGAAGACCGCGGGCGTCGACGAGTCGATCTGGCGCTTCCGGGGCAAGGCCGTGGTCTGCGAGTCGCAGGACGAGGCGGTCGACAAGATCCTCCGCAAGGAGATCACCGAGGGCGACGTGGTGGTCATCCGCTACGAGGGCCCCAAGGGCGGCCCGGGCATGCAGGAGATGCTCTACCCGACCTCGTTCCTGAAGGGCCGCGGCCTGGGCAAGGCGTGCGCGCTGATCACCGACGGCCGGTTCTCCGGCGGCACCTCCGGCCTCTCGATCGGCCACATCTCCCCGGAAGCCGCCTCCGGCGGCGCCATCGCCCTCGTCCGGGACGGCGACTCGATCACCATCGACATCCCGGCCCGCACCATCAGCCTGGACGTCTCCTTCGAGGAGCTGCACGAGCGCCGGCTCACGCTGGAGGCCGCGGGCGGCTACCGCCCGAAGAACCGCGACCGCCAGGTCTCGGCCGCGCTCAAGGCGTACGCGGCGATGGCCACCTCCGCCGACAAGGGCGCCGTCCGGGACGTCTCCAAGCTCGGCTGA
- a CDS encoding sugar phosphate isomerase/epimerase family protein, which translates to MLPPPHPALHVPDTKVALSTASVYPSTTETAFELAARLGYDGVEVMVWNDPVSQDVDALRRLSDAYGVPILAVHAPCLLITQRVWGSDPWTKLVRARRAAERLGADTVVVHPPFRWQRQYAKEFVAGVNRMAGETDVRFAVENMYPWRYRDREVLAYAPGWDVTDEEYRHFTVDLSHAATSRTDAFELVDRMGDRLAHVHLADGSGSGKDEHLIPGRGKQPCAQLLERLARTGFQGHVVLEVNTRKSGGAEEREADLAEALAFTRLHLATVRPGS; encoded by the coding sequence GTGCTGCCGCCGCCGCACCCCGCGCTGCACGTGCCGGACACCAAGGTGGCGCTGTCGACCGCGTCGGTCTATCCGTCGACGACGGAGACGGCGTTCGAGCTGGCGGCCCGGCTGGGGTACGACGGCGTCGAGGTGATGGTCTGGAACGACCCGGTCAGCCAGGACGTGGACGCGCTGCGCCGGCTCTCCGACGCGTACGGGGTGCCGATCCTGGCGGTGCACGCGCCGTGCCTGCTGATCACCCAGCGGGTGTGGGGCTCCGACCCGTGGACGAAGCTGGTGCGGGCCCGGCGGGCGGCCGAGCGGCTGGGGGCGGACACCGTGGTGGTGCACCCGCCGTTCCGGTGGCAGCGGCAGTACGCCAAGGAGTTCGTGGCGGGGGTGAACCGGATGGCGGGCGAGACGGACGTCCGGTTCGCGGTGGAGAACATGTACCCGTGGCGCTACCGGGACCGCGAGGTGCTGGCGTACGCGCCGGGCTGGGACGTCACGGACGAGGAGTACCGGCACTTCACCGTCGACCTGTCGCACGCGGCGACGTCCCGGACGGACGCGTTCGAGCTGGTCGACCGGATGGGCGACCGGCTGGCGCACGTGCACCTGGCGGACGGGTCGGGGTCGGGGAAGGACGAGCACCTGATCCCGGGGCGCGGAAAGCAGCCGTGCGCGCAGCTGCTGGAGCGGCTGGCCAGGACCGGCTTCCAGGGGCACGTGGTGCTGGAGGTGAACACCCGCAAGTCGGGCGGCGCCGAGGAGCGCGAGGCGGACCTCGCCGAGGCGCTGGCGTTCACCCGGCTGCACCTGGCGACGGTCCGGCCGGGAAGCTGA
- a CDS encoding DUF6461 domain-containing protein, translated as MTPTAHDYAWTADSSWFPDLRDSGYSLTLVRGRTPDEVLELLGAVPQGFGDGVDDVFDCQQELYAWLEDPDEDSYTVGALAVPGDGGDWTLLLALDRGAGVDGGRLAALSRGGGEAVQHGGGGGDGPAGRFRHYRDGEPRAVAGAEPDADGVQPGGGAGPEPALLALAERLTGVRVTEELVRDGAFVLGVVPDRELG; from the coding sequence ATGACGCCGACCGCGCACGACTACGCCTGGACCGCCGACTCCTCCTGGTTCCCCGACCTGCGGGACTCCGGCTACTCGCTCACCCTGGTCCGCGGCCGCACCCCGGACGAGGTGCTGGAGCTGCTGGGCGCCGTCCCGCAGGGCTTCGGCGACGGCGTCGACGACGTCTTCGACTGCCAACAGGAGCTCTACGCCTGGCTGGAGGACCCGGACGAGGACTCGTACACGGTCGGCGCGCTCGCCGTCCCCGGCGACGGCGGCGACTGGACGCTGCTGCTGGCCCTCGACCGGGGCGCCGGGGTGGACGGCGGGCGGCTCGCCGCGCTCTCCCGGGGCGGCGGCGAGGCGGTGCAGCACGGCGGCGGCGGGGGCGACGGGCCGGCCGGGCGCTTCCGGCACTACCGGGACGGCGAGCCGCGCGCGGTGGCCGGCGCGGAGCCGGACGCGGACGGCGTGCAGCCCGGCGGGGGAGCGGGGCCGGAGCCGGCCCTGCTCGCGCTGGCCGAGCGGCTCACCGGCGTGCGGGTCACCGAGGAGCTGGTCCGGGACGGCGCGTTCGTCCTCGGCGTGGTCCCCGACCGCGAGCTGGGCTGA
- a CDS encoding class I SAM-dependent methyltransferase, translating to MYDTKAHAYSFGPVAAQYQAARPSYPDALFDELERLTGRPLAGADALDVGAGTGIATRLLAGRGARVVAVEPSEGMAAVLREVSPGIPVVKATGDELPFHDASVDLVTYAQAFHWTDPERSIPEAVRVLRPGGALAVWWNVKDLQVPWLAAQQERLRAALPSYQHTGRGNSRPEALTASGLEVRTARLRWQRTIPVDQLVDDLTSRSYFAVLEPEQRAPVLAAEREALLAEFPDGLVVEPYQLDVFVLPRP from the coding sequence ATGTACGACACCAAGGCGCACGCCTACTCCTTCGGCCCGGTGGCCGCGCAGTACCAGGCCGCCCGGCCGTCCTACCCGGACGCGCTCTTCGACGAGCTGGAGCGGCTGACCGGCCGCCCGCTGGCCGGCGCCGACGCGCTGGACGTCGGCGCGGGCACCGGCATCGCGACCAGGCTGCTGGCCGGGCGCGGCGCCCGGGTGGTCGCGGTCGAGCCGAGCGAGGGGATGGCCGCGGTGCTCCGCGAGGTCAGCCCGGGGATCCCGGTGGTGAAGGCCACCGGCGACGAACTCCCGTTCCACGACGCCTCGGTGGACCTGGTGACGTACGCCCAGGCGTTCCACTGGACCGACCCGGAGCGCTCGATCCCGGAGGCGGTGCGGGTGCTGCGCCCGGGCGGCGCGCTCGCGGTGTGGTGGAACGTGAAGGACCTCCAGGTGCCCTGGCTGGCCGCCCAGCAGGAGCGGCTGCGGGCCGCGCTGCCCAGCTACCAGCACACCGGTCGGGGGAACAGCAGGCCCGAGGCGTTGACGGCCTCCGGCCTGGAGGTGCGCACCGCGCGGCTGCGCTGGCAGCGGACCATCCCGGTGGACCAGCTGGTCGACGACCTGACCTCCCGCTCGTACTTCGCGGTGCTGGAGCCGGAGCAGCGGGCCCCGGTGCTGGCGGCGGAACGGGAGGCGCTGCTCGCCGAGTTCCCGGACGGGCTGGTGGTCGAGCCGTACCAGCTGGACGTCTTCGTGCTGCCCAGGCCGTAG
- a CDS encoding SCO2583/SCO2584 N-terminal domain-containing protein, whose product MPTTDEPGPGSSGPGRDDDPFEGLVLDDEFVRSATNKEASGRARMLTERWKKDPPPENEPWRPATVVRLDDRRSRWHRRRQRRSIRPRRPFRPGLGSALALLLVPVLVLVGLASLGDGSTLPQKSSALPALGAETAPPSSAPPTLAPEVPTPERPWAGAPAESWPNGADGIGMPTETPATGAFGARQVAANLEAVKAYLVASNLDPEVLSGSTARPALDLLDEQSAADLSKALEHPTTEDDPASWLSRFDPAWAVPVTDQVKVQGSVTFEGDGENGMLVHTDVTYVYALRPGPDAGKTAAGGAKPASWAQADHSREVAREIVRRSQDFRFYDPERFKVTPGKPVLGEGSSEFGNNRCEMGSGFLEPEFDFMRAPAAGPTPSGPESDPYDRTKPLRTDGECGRISRT is encoded by the coding sequence GTGCCGACGACAGACGAGCCGGGTCCGGGGTCCTCCGGGCCCGGCCGAGACGACGACCCCTTCGAGGGGCTGGTGCTGGACGACGAGTTCGTCCGGTCCGCGACGAACAAGGAGGCGTCCGGGCGGGCCCGGATGCTGACCGAGCGGTGGAAGAAGGACCCGCCGCCGGAGAACGAGCCGTGGCGCCCCGCCACCGTCGTCCGGCTGGACGACCGCCGCTCCCGTTGGCACCGCCGCCGGCAGCGGCGGTCGATCCGCCCGCGCCGGCCGTTCCGCCCCGGTCTGGGCAGCGCCCTGGCGCTGCTGCTGGTGCCGGTCCTGGTGCTGGTCGGCCTGGCCTCGCTGGGCGACGGCTCGACGCTGCCGCAGAAGTCCTCCGCGCTGCCCGCCCTGGGCGCCGAGACCGCCCCGCCGAGCAGCGCCCCGCCCACCCTGGCGCCCGAGGTGCCGACCCCCGAGCGCCCCTGGGCGGGCGCGCCCGCCGAGTCCTGGCCGAACGGCGCGGACGGCATCGGCATGCCCACGGAGACGCCGGCCACCGGCGCGTTCGGCGCCCGGCAGGTCGCCGCGAACCTGGAGGCGGTGAAGGCGTACCTGGTCGCCAGCAACCTCGACCCGGAGGTGCTCTCCGGTTCGACCGCGCGGCCCGCCCTCGACCTGCTGGACGAGCAGAGCGCGGCGGACCTCTCCAAGGCGCTGGAGCACCCGACCACCGAGGACGACCCGGCCTCCTGGCTGAGCCGCTTCGACCCGGCCTGGGCGGTACCGGTCACCGACCAGGTCAAGGTGCAGGGTTCGGTGACCTTCGAGGGCGACGGCGAGAACGGCATGCTGGTGCACACCGACGTCACCTACGTGTACGCGCTGCGCCCCGGCCCGGACGCGGGGAAGACCGCCGCCGGCGGCGCGAAGCCCGCCTCCTGGGCGCAGGCGGACCACAGCCGGGAGGTGGCCCGGGAGATCGTCCGCCGCTCGCAGGACTTCCGGTTCTACGACCCGGAGCGCTTCAAGGTGACGCCCGGGAAGCCGGTGCTGGGCGAGGGCAGCAGCGAGTTCGGCAACAACCGGTGCGAGATGGGCTCCGGCTTCCTGGAGCCGGAGTTCGACTTCATGCGGGCCCCCGCGGCCGGCCCGACGCCGAGCGGGCCGGAGAGCGACCCCTACGACCGGACCAAGCCGCTGCGCACCGACGGGGAGTGCGGGCGGATCAGCCGGACCTGA
- a CDS encoding HAD family hydrolase: MSYDLLILDNDGVLVDSEPISNRVLAEYLTELGYPTSTEDSYRDFMGTAAHTVHDVIAERYGAKLPDGFDDLFHDRVFAAFEAELRPVAGAAELLGHLREQGLRYCVASSAHHSWIRTAHRLTGLSGYFTDDLLFSAQDVGVGKPAPDLFLHAARTMGVDPARCLVLEDSRNGVLAARAAGMDVYGYAALTDPAKLTSAGATGLLGALPDAIALLPN, translated from the coding sequence GTGAGCTACGACCTGCTGATCCTGGACAACGACGGCGTGCTGGTGGACAGCGAGCCGATCTCCAACCGGGTGCTCGCCGAGTACCTGACCGAGCTCGGCTACCCCACCAGCACCGAGGACTCCTACCGGGACTTCATGGGCACCGCCGCGCACACCGTGCACGACGTGATCGCCGAGCGGTACGGGGCGAAGCTCCCGGACGGCTTCGACGACCTGTTCCACGACCGGGTGTTCGCCGCCTTCGAGGCCGAACTGCGGCCGGTCGCCGGGGCGGCGGAACTGCTCGGCCACCTCCGGGAGCAGGGCCTCCGCTACTGCGTGGCCTCCTCGGCGCACCACTCCTGGATCCGCACCGCGCACCGGCTCACCGGCCTGTCCGGCTACTTCACCGACGACCTGCTGTTCTCCGCCCAGGACGTCGGCGTCGGCAAGCCCGCCCCCGACCTGTTCCTGCACGCCGCCCGCACCATGGGCGTCGACCCGGCCCGCTGCCTGGTCCTGGAGGACAGCCGCAACGGCGTGCTGGCCGCCCGCGCGGCCGGCATGGACGTGTACGGGTACGCGGCGCTCACCGACCCGGCCAAGCTCACCTCGGCGGGCGCGACCGGCCTGCTCGGGGCGCTGCCGGACGCGATCGCGCTGCTGCCGAACTGA
- the proC gene encoding pyrroline-5-carboxylate reductase has protein sequence MSDTTTAGQKIAFLGTGKIGEALLSGLLRAGTSPADVLVTARRAERATELADRHGVTVVTNAEAAKLADTLILAVKPQDMGTLLDELAEHVAADKLVVSAAAGIPTSWFEERLAPGTPVVRVMPNTPVLVDEGMSVISGGSHAAEAHLLRAEAIFRSVGKALRVPESQQDAATALSGSGPAYFYFLVEAMIDAGILLGLPRQVAHELIVQSAIGASVMLRDSGEHPVKLREAVTSPAGTTIAAIRELENHGVRAAMLGALEAARDRSRELAGGGK, from the coding sequence ATGAGCGACACCACGACCGCCGGCCAGAAGATCGCCTTCCTCGGGACCGGCAAGATCGGCGAGGCCCTGCTCTCCGGCCTGCTGCGGGCCGGCACCTCGCCCGCCGACGTGCTGGTCACCGCCCGCCGGGCCGAGCGGGCCACCGAGCTGGCCGACCGCCACGGCGTCACCGTCGTCACCAACGCGGAGGCCGCCAAGCTCGCCGACACCCTGATCCTCGCGGTCAAGCCGCAGGACATGGGCACCCTGCTGGACGAGCTGGCCGAGCACGTCGCCGCCGACAAGCTGGTCGTCTCGGCCGCCGCCGGCATCCCCACCAGCTGGTTCGAGGAGCGGCTGGCCCCCGGCACGCCGGTGGTCCGGGTGATGCCCAACACGCCCGTCCTGGTCGACGAGGGCATGAGCGTGATCTCCGGCGGCTCGCACGCCGCCGAGGCGCACCTGCTCCGGGCCGAGGCGATCTTCCGCTCGGTCGGCAAGGCGCTGCGCGTCCCGGAGAGCCAGCAGGACGCCGCGACCGCGCTGTCCGGCTCCGGCCCCGCGTACTTCTACTTCCTGGTCGAGGCGATGATCGACGCGGGCATCCTGCTCGGCCTGCCCCGGCAGGTCGCGCACGAGCTGATCGTGCAGTCCGCGATCGGCGCCTCGGTGATGCTGCGCGACTCCGGCGAGCACCCCGTCAAGCTCCGCGAGGCCGTCACCTCCCCGGCGGGCACCACCATCGCGGCCATCCGCGAGCTGGAGAACCACGGCGTCCGGGCCGCGATGCTCGGCGCCCTGGAGGCCGCCCGGGACCGCTCCCGGGAGCTGGCCGGCGGCGGGAAGTAG
- a CDS encoding acetoin utilization protein AcuC, producing MADTSCGLHLFWDEAETGYDFGPGHPMDPTRLALTMRLVEALGLTDRPSVTMRSAPPAGESTLRLVHTAEYVDAVKRAAADPSATDLAHGLGTDDNWAFPGLHTASALIAGQSVAAAEAVWRGETPHAVNFAGGLHHAMPGQASGFCVYNDPALAIARLLELGAERVAYVDVDVHHGDGVQQAFWNDPRVLTVSLHESPSTLFPQTGWATETGGPDAGGSAANLALPAGTGDAGWLRAFHALVPELLAAFRPQVIVSQHGADTHVEDPLAHLAVTVDAQRIVAEAVHRLAHEHAGGRWIATGGGGYAVVDVVPRAWTHLVATAAGHPVDPATETPESWRAETYRLTRRPAPLRMTDGATPRWSDFQDGGYDPADRLDQAILATRRAVLPHHGLIP from the coding sequence ATGGCGGACACCTCCTGCGGACTGCACCTGTTCTGGGACGAGGCCGAGACCGGATACGACTTCGGACCCGGCCACCCGATGGACCCGACCCGGCTCGCGCTGACGATGCGACTGGTCGAGGCGCTCGGGCTGACCGACCGGCCGTCCGTGACGATGCGTTCGGCACCGCCCGCCGGGGAGTCGACGCTGCGGCTGGTGCACACCGCCGAGTACGTCGACGCGGTGAAGCGGGCCGCCGCCGACCCGTCCGCGACGGACCTCGCGCACGGGCTGGGGACGGACGACAACTGGGCGTTCCCCGGGCTGCACACCGCCTCCGCGCTGATCGCCGGGCAGTCGGTGGCCGCCGCCGAGGCGGTCTGGCGCGGCGAGACCCCGCACGCCGTCAACTTCGCGGGCGGGCTGCACCACGCGATGCCCGGGCAGGCGTCCGGCTTCTGCGTCTACAACGACCCGGCGCTGGCCATCGCCCGGCTGCTGGAGCTCGGCGCCGAGCGGGTCGCCTACGTCGACGTGGACGTCCACCACGGCGACGGCGTCCAGCAGGCGTTCTGGAACGACCCCCGGGTGCTGACCGTCTCGCTGCACGAGAGCCCCAGCACGCTGTTCCCGCAGACCGGTTGGGCCACCGAGACCGGCGGGCCGGACGCCGGGGGCTCCGCCGCCAACCTCGCGCTGCCCGCCGGGACGGGCGACGCCGGGTGGCTGCGCGCCTTCCACGCGCTGGTGCCGGAGCTGCTGGCCGCGTTCCGCCCGCAGGTGATCGTCAGCCAGCACGGCGCCGACACCCACGTCGAGGACCCGCTCGCCCACCTCGCCGTCACCGTCGACGCCCAGCGGATCGTCGCCGAGGCCGTCCACCGGCTCGCCCACGAGCACGCCGGCGGCCGCTGGATCGCCACCGGCGGCGGCGGCTACGCGGTGGTCGACGTGGTCCCCCGCGCCTGGACGCACCTGGTCGCCACCGCCGCCGGCCACCCCGTCGACCCGGCCACCGAGACCCCGGAGTCCTGGCGCGCCGAGACCTACCGGCTGACCCGCCGCCCCGCACCGCTGCGGATGACCGACGGCGCCACCCCGCGCTGGTCCGACTTCCAGGACGGCGGCTACGACCCCGCCGACCGCCTCGACCAGGCCATCCTGGCCACCCGCCGGGCCG
- a CDS encoding MFS transporter, whose translation MQVSTAPAEPAPRLRRARAALAVSFFLQGTTFALLVTCITDMQKRYGLSDGLLPVFLAAVPILAGVGSITSETLVKRTTARGVLRVVQPALCLTLALTGLGTRLWQLALALGLFGLLVGALDASMNMLGVGLQHRYGRSIMIGFHAAFSLGGIVGAALAAAGAHWDTGLPLLFGGAAAVLVPAALVAGRWFAGPAELGDAVREAAALAARRIPWKPLLPLCAVMAFAYIADASVSNYSVKYLTDGLHSPEDLAKFSYLGYMVAMLLGRSVGDRAVQRFTVLPVVRTGTAVAAAGFLIAVLAPGAWAGILGFTVLGFGICAIIPQVFAAGGRLLPHASDAAVARLNLFNYVGFLIGSPLVGTLAELSDYRWAFCAPMLLVLAILPLAPHFAPAPAARPALADSPA comes from the coding sequence ATGCAGGTCAGCACGGCCCCGGCCGAACCCGCCCCCCGGCTGCGGCGGGCCCGGGCCGCGCTGGCGGTCTCGTTCTTCCTCCAGGGCACCACCTTCGCGCTGCTGGTCACCTGCATCACCGACATGCAGAAACGTTACGGCCTGAGCGACGGCCTGCTGCCGGTCTTCCTGGCCGCCGTCCCTATCCTGGCGGGCGTCGGCTCGATCACCTCCGAGACGCTGGTCAAGCGCACCACCGCGCGCGGCGTCCTGCGGGTCGTCCAGCCCGCGCTGTGCCTCACCCTGGCGCTCACCGGCCTCGGCACGCGGCTCTGGCAACTCGCCCTCGCCCTCGGCCTGTTCGGCCTCCTGGTGGGCGCCCTGGACGCCTCGATGAACATGCTGGGCGTCGGCCTCCAGCACCGCTACGGCCGCAGCATCATGATCGGCTTCCACGCCGCGTTCAGCCTCGGCGGCATCGTCGGCGCCGCGCTCGCCGCCGCCGGCGCCCACTGGGACACCGGGCTGCCGCTGCTCTTCGGCGGCGCCGCGGCCGTCCTGGTCCCCGCCGCGCTCGTCGCCGGGCGCTGGTTCGCCGGGCCCGCCGAACTCGGCGACGCCGTCCGCGAGGCCGCCGCGCTGGCCGCCCGCCGGATCCCCTGGAAGCCGCTGCTGCCGCTGTGCGCCGTGATGGCCTTCGCCTACATCGCGGACGCCTCGGTCTCCAACTACAGCGTCAAGTACCTCACCGACGGCCTGCACAGCCCCGAGGACCTCGCCAAGTTCTCCTACCTCGGCTACATGGTCGCGATGCTCCTCGGCCGCTCGGTCGGCGACCGCGCCGTCCAGCGCTTCACCGTCCTCCCGGTGGTCCGCACCGGCACCGCCGTCGCCGCCGCCGGCTTCCTGATCGCCGTCCTCGCCCCCGGCGCCTGGGCCGGGATCCTCGGCTTCACCGTCCTCGGCTTCGGCATCTGCGCGATCATCCCCCAGGTCTTCGCGGCCGGCGGCCGGCTCCTCCCGCACGCCAGCGACGCCGCCGTCGCCCGCCTCAACCTGTTCAACTACGTCGGCTTCCTGATCGGCTCCCCGCTGGTCGGCACCCTCGCCGAACTCTCCGACTACCGCTGGGCCTTCTGCGCCCCCATGCTCCTGGTGCTGGCCATCCTCCCGCTCGCCCCCCACTTCGCCCCGGCCCCGGCCGCACGGCCCGCCCTGGCGGACAGCCCGGCCTGA